A genomic stretch from Streptococcus oralis includes:
- a CDS encoding bacteriocin class II family protein — translation MNTKMMEQFESMDTDMLACVEGGKKFGDCETAISAGIGVGAVFAGPWGAVGLGTVTNMFFCATPVS, via the coding sequence ATGAATACAAAAATGATGGAACAATTTGAGAGTATGGATACTGATATGCTTGCTTGCGTTGAAGGTGGTAAAAAATTTGGTGATTGTGAAACTGCAATTTCCGCTGGAATTGGCGTAGGTGCTGTTTTTGCAGGTCCGTGGGGAGCGGTTGGTTTAGGCACGGTTACTAATATGTTTTTTTGTGCTACCCCTGTTAGTTAA
- a CDS encoding bacteriocin immunity protein translates to MRGLKWFSGGVERRREAIIILEELIQNIKCDSQLLPLKDILISYECELKKGSISIPYTLSRMNIEISNVLIENALHLSEIQSDQIKKLRELSNIRYGY, encoded by the coding sequence ATGAGAGGGTTAAAGTGGTTTTCTGGTGGGGTTGAAAGACGCCGTGAAGCTATCATCATATTAGAAGAACTTATTCAAAATATAAAATGTGATTCTCAACTCCTCCCTTTGAAAGATATATTGATTTCTTACGAATGTGAATTAAAGAAAGGAAGTATATCGATTCCTTATACCCTTAGTCGAATGAACATTGAAATTTCAAATGTATTAATTGAAAATGCGCTCCATTTATCTGAAATTCAGTCTGATCAGATAAAAAAATTAAGAGAATTATCTAATATTAGATATGGATACTAG
- a CDS encoding leucocin A/sakacin P family class II bacteriocin — MNLKMMEQFEIMDTEMLASKVGGKTIYYGNGLYCDNSKGCWVNWPEAINKILTNSIVNGFSGGNAGWNSGGPL, encoded by the coding sequence ATGAATCTAAAAATGATGGAACAATTTGAGATTATGGATACTGAGATGCTTGCGAGTAAAGTAGGAGGAAAAACAATATATTACGGTAATGGTTTATATTGTGATAACTCTAAAGGTTGCTGGGTAAACTGGCCTGAAGCTATAAATAAAATTCTTACTAATTCTATTGTTAATGGATTTTCAGGTGGGAATGCAGGTTGGAATTCGGGTGGACCTCTATAA
- a CDS encoding CPBP family intramembrane glutamic endopeptidase yields the protein MKKYQLLFKTSAILSYLFFVFGLSQLTLIVQNYWQFSSQIGNFFWIQNILSLLFSGVMIWILVKTGHGYLFRVPREKWLCYSILAVLVAIVHISFNIQTAKHVQSIAEGWAVLIGYSGTNFAELGIYIALFFLVPLMEELIYRGLLQHAFFKHSRFGLDLLLPSILFALPHFSSLPSLLDIFVFATVGIIFAGLTRYTKSIYPSYAVHVINNIFATLPFLLTFLHRIFS from the coding sequence ATGAAAAAGTACCAGCTTCTATTCAAAACAAGTGCAATTTTATCCTACCTATTTTTCGTATTTGGCCTTTCTCAACTGACGCTTATTGTCCAAAACTATTGGCAATTTTCTTCCCAGATAGGAAATTTCTTCTGGATTCAAAATATCTTGAGTTTGCTATTTAGCGGAGTCATGATTTGGATTCTTGTTAAGACAGGCCATGGCTATCTCTTTCGCGTTCCGAGAGAAAAATGGCTCTGTTATTCAATTCTGGCAGTCCTAGTAGCGATAGTTCATATATCTTTTAATATTCAGACAGCTAAACATGTCCAGTCAATTGCGGAAGGTTGGGCTGTATTGATTGGTTATAGTGGGACTAACTTTGCAGAGCTAGGTATTTATATAGCCCTGTTCTTTCTGGTTCCACTGATGGAAGAGTTAATCTATAGAGGATTACTGCAACACGCTTTCTTTAAGCATTCGCGATTTGGTCTTGATTTGCTTCTTCCTTCTATTTTATTTGCTCTCCCTCATTTTTCAAGCCTGCCTAGTCTGTTAGATATCTTCGTCTTTGCAACAGTTGGAATCATCTTTGCTGGTTTGACCCGCTATACCAAGAGCATTTATCCATCCTATGCGGTGCATGTGATTAATAATATTTTCGCAACATTACCATTTTTGCTGACTTTTTTACACAGGATATTTAGCTAA
- the blpZ gene encoding immunity protein BlpZ, whose translation MYKHLFFPYSKTLDWLTPYILVLASDTIAFNVFVLTFVSVVIFYFLNPMIAFIAIFFGAGYVVGFWLLKWFVLERLEVKNGL comes from the coding sequence ATGTATAAACACTTATTTTTCCCATATTCGAAAACCTTAGACTGGTTGACACCCTATATTCTAGTCTTGGCTTCCGACACCATTGCCTTCAATGTTTTTGTGCTAACCTTTGTGTCCGTTGTGATCTTCTATTTCTTGAATCCCATGATAGCTTTTATAGCTATATTCTTTGGTGCTGGCTATGTTGTCGGATTTTGGTTATTAAAATGGTTTGTTTTAGAGAGATTGGAGGTAAAGAATGGCTTGTAG
- a CDS encoding Blp family class II bacteriocin codes for MDTDMLACVEGGDKVGAGEVVQALGVCTIGGAALGSVIPVVGTLAGGILGAQFCTAAWGALRAS; via the coding sequence ATGGATACTGATATGCTCGCTTGCGTTGAAGGTGGAGATAAAGTAGGGGCTGGAGAAGTTGTTCAAGCATTGGGAGTTTGTACAATAGGAGGTGCAGCTCTGGGGAGTGTTATCCCAGTTGTGGGAACTCTTGCTGGAGGGATTTTAGGAGCACAGTTCTGTACAGCAGCTTGGGGAGCTTTGAGGGCAAGTTAA
- a CDS encoding bacteriocin class II family protein, whose product MNTKMMEQFEIMDTDMLAKVEGGFGGWGDMIAGLLGGLAPSPTLDQLNGKWPIIHFSKPCGPYGIGGTPNSCNGI is encoded by the coding sequence ATGAATACAAAAATGATGGAACAATTTGAGATTATGGATACTGATATGCTTGCGAAAGTTGAAGGAGGTTTCGGAGGTTGGGGAGATATGATTGCTGGTTTATTGGGTGGGCTAGCACCTTCTCCAACTTTGGATCAATTAAATGGTAAGTGGCCTATTATACATTTTTCAAAACCATGTGGTCCTTATGGTATAGGGGGAACTCCAAACTCATGTAATGGTATTTAA